CGGGTGCCGATGCAGCACTGCCGATTGACGAAGCGCCCGCAGTGACAGTTAGCGGCGTCGAACCGGCTGGTGCCGAGGGCGAAAACGAGGCCCCCATTGCACTCGTCCACCTAAGCGAGTTACAGACCGTCTCCGGCGCTGCAGACGGCGAACTCGCAGACCGCGTGCTCGTCTGGGGAGAAGCCGGCACAGCCGAGACAGCAGGTGAAACCGCGTATCCAGACGCCGAAATCGATTCGCCCGACAGCGTCGCTCTCGGCTCGCTGTTCGACGACGGACTGGCACTCGCGACAAGCGTCCTCGCACTCGTCGCCAGCATCGCCATCTGTGCATCGTTCGTCGCGACCACGATGGGCATGACCGTCGACGAAGACCGCCAGACGCTCGCCGTCCTCGAGTCCGTCGGCTTCCCGACACTCAGCCGGCTCGCAGTCGTGGCGTTATCAACGCTCGCGACCACAGCCGTGGGTGCACTCATCGGGGTCGGATTGGGTGTCGGCGCGATACACGTCGTGAACGCGGTTGCGAGTGCAACGATTGCACCGGGTGCTGTCGCTGCAGTGCATCCGCTGTTTATCCCCTACGGCATCGGTGTCGCCCTGCTCGCCGGACTCGTCGCCGTCCCCTACCCGCTCGCAGTCGCCTCGAGAACCTCGGTTGTAGAGGAGGTCAGCCAATGATCAGTGGCACTATCGTCCGTACGAAAGCAGTCACGGGCCTCGCGGTCGCCCAACTGCGCCGGTCACCGGGTCGAACAGCCTTGACAGTTCTTGCAGTCACAATCGCCGTGCTCTCGATTACGCTGCTTGCAAGCCTCGGCGTCGGCGTCGTCGAAACCGGCGAGGACGGCCTCGAGAACGCCGATCAGGATATCTGGATCTCGAGCGACCCGGTCGATCCCTCCGCCAGTGGGACCGAGAATCCAATCGTCGGCTCCCACACCATCGCGGCTGATCTCGTCGAACGCGACGATATGACCTACGCGACGCCGATTGCGATACACGACGTCTATGTCGGGACCGAGCCCGACGAGTTAGAGCGCCGTCCCGCCGTCGGCGTCCAGCAGACGCACGAGGACTTCAATTTCGAGGACGGCGAGGGCTTCGAGACGCCTGACGAAGCCTACGAGGAGCGCTCGAGTGATCCGACGACCGAAGAGATCGTGCTCGATCCGCGCGTCGCAGACGAGATCGGTGCAGGCGTCGGCGACACGATCTACGTCGGTACCAGCCAGGAGACCGCGCCGGACTACGAGTTCACCGTCGTCGGCACGTCGCAGTACTACTCGCAGTTCCTCGGCTCGGAGACGGTCTCGCTCCCGCTGCTCGATCTGCAGGCTGTCGCCGGAACGACCGGCACCGACCGAGCGACGTTCGTCACCGGCAACGTCGCTGACGACGCCGACCGCGAAGAAGTCGCCGCCGACCTCGAGGAGGAGTACCCCGACTACGACGTCCGAACCAGCGACGAGCAGATCGGCGCACTGCTCGAGGAACAGCCCCTCGTCCTCGCAAGCGGCGGGACGCTGGTCGGGCTCGCCGTCGTCGGCGGGCTCGTCCTCACCGTCAATCTGTTCGCGCTCGTCGCCGCTCAGCAGCGAACACAACTCGCAGCGCTGCGAGCGATTGGCCTCTCGCGTCGGCTGCTTGCGGGAACGATTGGGATGCAAGGGCTTCTCATCGGCCTACTCGGCGGCCTCGTTGGGCTCGCGGCAACGCCGCTGCTCGTCCGCGGACTCAACGATCTCGCCGCGTCGGTTGCTGGCTTCGAGGACCTGCTACAGACGCCACTCGAGGTGTACGTCATCGGTTTCGGACTCTCACTCGTCGTCGGCACCGTCGTCGCACTCATCGCTGGCTGGCGAGCGGGACGCTACGCGCGGATCGAACACCTCGAGGAGTGAGACGGTTCAAGCGGCGGTCCACTTACCACTTGATCCGGAACACTTCCGCCTGCAGCGTCGACTCCGCTTCGGAGTGAAACTCAAACCGGTGCGCAATCGGAAACTCGGCCCTGAACGCGTGGGTCACCTCGCCGCCTTCGTCCGCGGCGAACGACTCGACGAACTCCTGACTGCCCTCGTTGTGGATCGTATATGAAACCGTCCCAATTTCGGCTGCAGCCTCGAGAAAGTCCCGATCTGCGTGTCGATTCCCGCGTTGTGCGCCGAAGGGCGGATTCGAAAGCACAGTTGCGTTCTCGAGTGCGAGCGGCGGGGACGTCCCGTCACCGCGAACCCACTCAATGTCCGCAGCGTCGACTCGAGTCGCGTTCTTCCGCGCGGTAGCCAGCGCATCCGAATCGATATCGACTCCGACCACGCGCTCGGCACCAGCAAGTGCGGCCCCAATCGCGAGCATCCCCGTTCCAGTCCCGAGGTCGACGACCGGCCGCGAGCAGTCGCCCTCGAGTGCAGCCAGATGACAGACGTGGGCGGCAATTTCGGGCGGCGTGAGATACTGCTCGAGGTCGGGCGAGGGATCAGCAAAATCAGCGACTGACTCGAGTTCCCGAGCAAGCGAGCGACGAGACAGCGACATACCCTAGTGGTAGCGCTCGAGCGTCATAGGCCCCTCGAGATCGAAAACGATCCCCTCGCGATCAGCGCGTTCGGCACAGGCCTCGAGTGCAGGTTCGACTGTCTCGGCCTCGGCAACGTCGTCGATGGTGACAGTCACGGACCCGACGCCGAGGAACGAACCGGCACGAACGTAGCCACGAATCCGGTCGATTTCGTCCTGCGTCGCGAGCGAACACGTTTCGTCAAAACAGGCGTCGATGGTGAGTTCAGTCGGTGCGAGACCGTCGTCGGCAAAGTCGCGTTTCAACTCTCGCAGATACGACGGGGCCGTCGACTCGAGGGCACGCGCCTCGAGTGTTACCGGGGTGACATCCACTGGTCGACACCCCTCGAGTGGTGATTCGTGGTCGGCAGACGAGGTCAGGCTCATACAGAGAGTATACACATCCTGCATACAAAAAGTTTTGTAGATGCACAGTAGTAATACCCGATGGGTGAAGTTGGCAGTCTCTGCCCCACCAGTTTCGTGACAACTTCGCATAGAGTTAAGGACAGGCCGTTCGAAGGCATTCTATGGACGAGTGTCCCCGGTGTCAGGGCTCGCTCGAGGAACTCTCCCTCGGTGACGTATCGACCGTAACCTGTCCCCACTGTGAGTTTGCGGACATCCCGGTCGACCACGACCGCGTCCCCGACACACCCGAATCCTGGCGGGACGCTCTCAATCGGTTCTACGAACAGTAAAGCTAGTTGCGTACTCGGTCTCGAGAACGCAGTCGCTCTTGTGTGGTAGTTTCTCGAGAGAGAACACCAAAATTGGTGCTTGCTGCGTGTCGTTACTCAGCAGCGGCTGCGTCGGCGTCTTCTTCCTCAACGTCGACATCCTCATCGGAGCGGGCGGCGACGAGGCCACCACGGGCGACGCTGTAGAGCGGTTCGTCGGCGTGGGTCACGCCACTGATCGAGAACGGAATGTTCGCTTCGTTCAGGTGGTCACGGAACAGATCCTCGAAGCCGCTTGGACTCGAGGTCCCGCCGGTGACGACGACAGGGACGTCGAGGCCTTCCTCGACGTCTTCCTCGTCGACTTCCGAGACGATGTTCTCGATAACGTAGTCAAGCAGGTTCTCGTAGTAAATCGAGAGTGCACCTTCGACGCCACCGACGTCGGTGGTGAAGTCGAGTTCGAAGTCGTCCTCTTTGATCGAGGTGACCTTGTCGACGGGCGTGCCTGTTGCGCGGGCGGCCTGCTCGTCGACCCAGTCGCCACCGCGGGCGACGGAGAACTTCATGACGGGAACTGCGTAGTAGGACAGACAGACGTTCGTCATGCCAGCACCGAACGAAATTCCGAGGCCGGTGAAGTTGTTGTCCGCGAGTTCGGAGTAGATGACGGACATCCCCTCGTTGATCGGCTCGGAATCGTAGCCCATGTCGTCGAGGAAGGACTCAATCGTCTTCTGGTGATACAGCGTCGAGAGATCGGAGTCAATTGGATCGGCAGGGGACGAGAAATACAGTTTCTCGTCAGGATAGGCCGGCTCGCCGACGACCTGTTCGATGATGAGTTTCATCATCGGAATCGCGCTTTGTTCGTCGTTCGACAGGATCCCGTGTTTCATCGGGCGCCGGGTTTCCTTGTTGAAAATGTTCGCAAAGTTCAGGGCGTCGTCACCGACGACGTAGACCTTATCATCTTTGCGAATGTGAAGCACTTCACTTCGCGAGAGCATCTGCTCGGCCATATCCGAGTACTCAATTTCCACGAAGGAGTTACGCTGTTGCACGAAAACCGTGTCGGATCCATCCTGCTGTGCAGACAGGATGTTCATCGTCCCAACGTCTAGGCCTTTAGCCATAGTTGCCCAAGGCGGCTGACGGATTATAAATCTATGTGCATTGATTTCATTTTGTGAAAATACAGAAAAATATAGTATTTACGTCAATTTATAAGTGATTAATTGCGCCGCAGACGGTTCCGCAAGGACGCTAGTATACCCGTCACCGAGTCACCAATTCCGCCGTCGTCCGTCGCCAACTCCTCAGCACGCTGTTGCTCACGAAGCTCTTTCAGTTTCTGTGTCTGATCGTCGACCGTCGCACTCGAGGTGGTCGTCTTCGTGTCGCCGCCTTTGAGTCCCTTGAGGCCGGCGACCTGTGCGTCGACGCCCGAGGAGCGGGTGGTCGTCGTGCCGACGCTGTCAACGTCGACCTCGTCGAACTCGTTTTCGGAGAAACTCAGGCGCTTGTGCTCAGTTTTCTGGACGCCACCCCAGGAGAGTTCGACGTCTTCCATCGCGGCGTCGATGTCGCTCTGGATTTCCTCGTCGGTGTACGACTCATCAGGTTCATCGTCATCACCGACCATAACCCGATCTGCCTCTCGAGCCATGTCGAGGTAGTGAGCGATTAACGCCGCGCCTGTCGAGGCAGTCAACCCGGCCAGACCAACGGCGTACGTTGCGGTAACCTCGACCGTGTAGTCCGTCTCGCCCATGAAGTTCCAGCTGTCTGGATAGGCAATCACGAAACCCACTGTCGCGCCAACCGTGATGACCGCGCCCGCCGTCGAGACGCCGAGTGCCTTCTTACTCGAGGGCAACAAGACGACGAGCCCGAGAATCATCGCCGGCAGTGAGAGCATCCCGAGCGCGTAGGCGGGTTCAACCCAGGTAAAGTAGGCCGAATCTGCGCGACTGAACGTGCTGCTCCAGAGGAAGAGAATCAGTGCGACGACCGCCAACCCAACCCCGCCGAGAAAGAGGCCGAATCCGACGTACACGTCAGTCCGATTCTCCGGTTCACCGATATACCGGCGATAGAGGTCGAAGAGATATCCGTCTGAGGACTGTTCCGCTGACATTAGCTCCCCGTTTACACTCCAGTACTATGACTGTTGGGTCGAAGCGAGGGAGGGTGGAATCGGCGAAACCCAATTCCTCACCTGCCGGCTACGAGTCCGTCAACTGATTTTCGAAAAGCGCCGCCGTTATACGTCCGTGGCCGTTATCACGGTCAATGAGCCAGGAGACGGAGTATACCGAGGGAGACCTCCGAAACACCGGAATGCAGCTGAAACACGACCGCGAGTGGGACTACGAACTCGAGCAAATTATCGACGCCATCGAGGAGCGAGACGCCGAGAAAGTCGGCCTGCAGTTCCCCGAGGGACTCAAACGCCGCGGCCCGAAAGTGGCAGACGACCTGCGCAAGTTGACTGACGACGACGTCACGTTCATGCTCTCGGGGCAGCCCTGTTACGGTGCCTGCGACCTCGACACCTATCTGATGAAACGCACCGACGTGTTCGTGCACTTCGGCCACTCGCCAATGAAGAACACGGACAAGGTCATCTACGTGCCGCTGTTCTCGAACGTCGAGGTCACGCCGATCATGGAAGACGCCCTCGAGACGCTTGATGACCCCGATGAAACGGAAGACGTCGGCCTCGTGACGACGGCCCAGCACATGAACCTCTACGAGGAGATGACCGAATTCCTCGAGGAACGCGGCTATGAGGTCCACAGCCGCCGTGGCGACGACCGACTGACCCACGAGGGACAGGTACTCGGGTGTAACTACGCGAGCGCGGACGTGCCCGCGGACCAAGTGTTGTACGTCGGTGGCGGGAAGTTCCACCCGCTCGGGCTGGCAATGGAACACCCCGACAAACACGTCGTCATCGCCGATCCAGTCAACAACGTCGTCACCGTCGCCGACACCGAAAAATTCCTGAAACAGCGCTACGGCGCAGTTCATCGCGCGATGGACGCCGAGAAGTGGGGCGTCATCTTCTGTACGAAAATCGGCCAGGGTCGCTGGGACCAAGCCCAGGAGATTCTCGAGAACAACGACAATGCCTACCTCATCACGATGGACGAGGTCACCCCTGACCGCCTCCTGAACTTCGATATGGACGCGTTCGTCAACACCGGCTGTCCGCGAATCACGACCGATGACGGGCCGCGCTTCCACAAGCCGATGCTCACCCCCGGCGAGTACGAAATCGCCGTCGGGAACAAGCCACTCGAGGACCTCTCCTTCGATACGTTCCACGGGACCTGGTAGTCACAAACGCTTTTCGAGCGCTGTTCACGGCTATCGTCGTTAGTGAAAGCAAAACGCGAGTAGAGAGTGATCTCCAATCCGCTACGACAGCAGTACACAAATTCGAACCAGTAGCGAAATACGAATAAACTATTCACAGAACGTTACGTATATTCTCGAGAATTTCACGTGTATGGTAGTAAAACACCACTTACTCCAAATTGATTTGGAACAGTTCTTTTGCCCAAACGGTCCCGACCAGTAAGTGATGAGTAATGCAGATGTCGGCGGACGAACGACGCCCTCCCAAGAGAAGCTCTTCAAGTTGCTCGCAGACGAGTCCCGTCGTGAAGTACTTCGGCTCGTCGCCGACCGCTCCCCGACCGGGATCACACCTGGTGATCTTGCATATGAGATCGCTGCAGTAACAAATGACAAACCGCTTGCCGAAGTCACAGATGACGAACACCAACGTGCACGCATTGACTGTCAGCACCGACTCCTCCCTGCCCTGAAAGACGCAGACGTTCTCGACGACGAAAACGGCATGCTCGTCGCAACCGACGCACTGCCAGACGCGACTCTCGACACCATTCGGGCTGGCGACGACCATCCCTCGAATGCAGATCTCGAGACAGTGTTCAGCGCACTCGCCGACGAGCGACGGCGGACGGTCCTCGCCGCCCTAGCCAATCAGAGCGACACGGTGTCGGTCGACGCACTCGCTCGAGTCGTTGCACAACGCGAGCCGTCGGCCGACGACACGACAGCAGCGGTCGACAGCATTCGGACATCACTGGTCCACGTCCACCTGCCACTGCTTGCCGACGCCGACCTGATCAAGTATGAAACCGAGTCGGGACAAGTCATCGCCGCGGATACCGCCGCACAGTGTGTCTCCTGGTTCGAGTCCGATGACGAGGGTATGACCGGAGAGTGTGCAGCTCTCCAGTCGGAAGTCCCGCTGTAGGTCGTGTTTGTCGCTCTACACCCGCACTATTCTCACCGCTCGCCGTCGCTCGAACTGCGAACTCGACAGCAACATTTACGCAGCCGTTGGTCTATCATCACGTATGGTCGAAAGCGACTGGGGAGACTGGCTTGTTCGCGACGTCGAAAACGCAACACCGGAAAGCGTCGGTATCTGGTATCTCGGCTGCAACGGCTTTATCCTCAAAGGTAGTGCAGGAACGACGATCTATATTGATCCCTATCTGAGCCTTGGCAATCCGCCACGGACGGTCCGAATGATCCCGGTTCCGTTCGATCCCACCGATGTCAGCGAGGCCGACGCCGTCCTCGCCACGCACGAACACACGGACCACGTCGATGGGCCGAGCCAGGCACCGATCCTCGAGAACACGGGCACAACGTTCTACGGGGCAGACGACAGCCTCGCGGTAACGGACGAAGAAGGCTGGACCGACGAGTGGGATATCAACGACGACCAGTTCAGCGAAGTCGCCGAAGGCGACACCCTCGAGATCGGCGAGTTTACGATTCACGTCGAAGCAGCCCACGATCCCGACTCGACGCATCCGGTTAGCTACGTGATCGAACACGAGAGCGGAACCATCTTCCATGGCGGCGATACGAAGCCGAGCGACGAGTTCGCCCGCATCGGCGAGGAGTACGATATCGATCTGGGCATCCTCGCGTTCGGAACGGTCGGCCGCGTCCCCGATTCAGACACCGGCGAGCCAACGCGAACCCGCTGGTACAGCGACGAAAACCAGATCATCGAGGCGACAAACGACCTCCAACTCGACCGGCTCCTCCCAAGTCACTGGGATATGTGGAAGGGCATGACCTCGGACCCGAAAATCCTGCACCATCACGCCAAGAGTTTCGAGTTCCCGCGCCGACTCGAACTCGCCGAGATCGGTGATCGCGTCGATCTCTAGATGCGTACATGACCTAAATTTGATATTCTTCCGTATCATTTATAACAATGGTGGGGCAACGTTGCCCGCATGAGCAGTACCGCCGATACGGACGAAGTGATCGAGGTCAACGCCGACGGGCTAACCGTCCGGAAGACGTTTACGGCGGATGAGTTCCCCGTGCCTGCGATCCGCTTCGCGATTGAATCCGAGCGAGACACACAGGTTACGTTTCGACTCTCCGAGGATATCCCTGAATCGTTCCCAATGGACAAAGTCGGCTTCCACCCCGACTATCACAGCGACGACTGGACCGCATTCCAGGACAACCACGTCGAATTCACCGGCACGCTCGAGGCCGGTGCGGAACTTGTGACGGTGTACGGTATTCGCATCGACGACGAGCGCACCGCCGAGGCATTTCTCACCGAGCCAACGGTTGTCGAGGTCAGTGCCGACGACGAACCCACAACCGAGGGTGACGAAATCGACGACGCCGTTATCGACAGCATTGTGTCCGAAGACCGGAATCAGGCCGTCCGAGAAATGATCTCGGGCGACTCGAGTACCGTTCCTGGACTCGACGATGCTGCCGACGAAAGCGACACGGCAGACGCCGACGACGCCGAGTCCACCCCCGACAGCGACGAACAGTCGGCTGCCGAGGAGACAGCAGCCGACGCTGCAGTCGACGTCGAAGAGCCGGCTCCTGATGATTCGGAATCGGTGACAGACGATGCCGATACTGACGCCGAGGACAACGGCGACGATGGCGGACTCGACCTCGATCTCAGTGACGTCGATACCGAACCGGATCTCGAGGCCGACGATGACGTCGACGACGACACGCCGGACATCGACCTCGGCTTCGAAGAAGACGAAATTCCAGACCCCGAACCCGTCGCCGAGGACGAGGAAGACGACCTCGAGACCGACGACGACCTCGAACTCGAGGTTGATCTCGAGGATGGCGACGACGACGGTGACGAACCAGAACTCGATCTCAACCTCGAGGATGCGGCAGCAAGTGTCGACGACGAGAGCAATGACGAGGAGACACTCGATCTTGAGGACGGCGAGACTGACGACGATCTCGAATCTGACGCAGATGAGACACCACTCGAGGACGACGAGGATGCCCTCGCAGCTGTCGATGAAGACCTAGACGCCGAGGAACCAGCTGCCGACGACCTCGAGCCAGTCACAGACGAGAGCGACGAGCCTCTCGAGGCTGACGACGAGGAAGACGCTGTTTCTGCCGAGGACGACGCTGTCGAGATGCCTGCCAGCGCTGACGATGCACCTACCAGCGACGGCGCTGACGATGCGTCTGGCACTGATGACGGTGTCGACGTCATCGCCGACACCCCGGTCGCACAAGAAGAAGAGAAACCAACAACAGACACAGCCCCTGAGACAGCTACTGCGGGTGCCGTCACTGACGACACCGACGCTGTCGCTGCCGCACTTGCCACCGAACTGCGTGCCGGCACCGTCGACGAGCGCGACCTCGAGGTGCTCCAGTCCGAGCTTGGAGCCGAACTCGATACTGCTGAAATCGCCCGACTCGACCACCTCCAGAGCCGCATCGAAGCGGTTGCCGCCTACACTGACGCCCTCGAGCAGTTCCTCAACGAACACGGCACCGGCAAACAGCTCATCGACGAGGTCAAATCCGATCTCTCTGCCCTGCAGGCTGACGTCGCGTCGATAGATAACCGACTCGGCGGGACCGAAACCCGCCTCGACGACTTCGGAAGCGAACTCGACACCCTCACCGAGTGGACGACCGACCTCGAGGAGGAACTCTCCGGACTCTCGGATCTTCCCGAGGGCGTCGAGTCACTCGAGGCTCAGACAGCCGATCTCGAGGGCGGCCTCGAGGCAGTCACGGACGACGTCGAAACCATCGAATCCGACGTGGACGCCGTCGACGAACACGTCGAGGCCGTCGAAGAGGACGTCGAAACGGTTGCAGACGATGTGGCTGCCGTCGACGAACATGTCGAAGCCGTCGAAGACGATGTCGAAACGGTTGCAGACGATGTGGCTGCCGTCGACGAACACGTCGAAACTGTCGACAGCGATGTCGTTGCACTCGTCGACGACGTTGACGACCTCGAATCTGATATCGACGACGTCGCAGACACCACGGAGACACTCGAAACGGATGTCGACGACCTCACCGGCGACCTTGAGGCCGTCGAAAACGACGTGGACGACGTTTCCGACCACGTCGAGGACGTCGAATCCGATCTCGAGTCGCTACAGGAAGACGTCACCGACATACAAGAGTGGCGTGACCAACTCGGCTCGATGTTTGCAGACGGCGGCGAGTAATACTGCCGGACAACACGAGTCTCGAAGGTTCGACCGCCCGAGGGTCGGACATCTGTACTGAGTTTTGTCTGAGCGTGTAAATAGCGGAAAACACAACTCGTTTATCCGTCGCCGGCGGAGTCTGGGTCGATGGGCGAGACGATTCCGATTGCAGTCCCGCGAAAAGGCCGACCGCTCGAGTCAGTACTTGAT
The Natronolimnobius baerhuensis DNA segment above includes these coding regions:
- a CDS encoding disk-shape morphogenesis protein volactin translates to MAKGLDVGTMNILSAQQDGSDTVFVQQRNSFVEIEYSDMAEQMLSRSEVLHIRKDDKVYVVGDDALNFANIFNKETRRPMKHGILSNDEQSAIPMMKLIIEQVVGEPAYPDEKLYFSSPADPIDSDLSTLYHQKTIESFLDDMGYDSEPINEGMSVIYSELADNNFTGLGISFGAGMTNVCLSYYAVPVMKFSVARGGDWVDEQAARATGTPVDKVTSIKEDDFELDFTTDVGGVEGALSIYYENLLDYVIENIVSEVDEEDVEEGLDVPVVVTGGTSSPSGFEDLFRDHLNEANIPFSISGVTHADEPLYSVARGGLVAARSDEDVDVEEEDADAAAAE
- a CDS encoding AAA family ATPase, whose product is MSSTADTDEVIEVNADGLTVRKTFTADEFPVPAIRFAIESERDTQVTFRLSEDIPESFPMDKVGFHPDYHSDDWTAFQDNHVEFTGTLEAGAELVTVYGIRIDDERTAEAFLTEPTVVEVSADDEPTTEGDEIDDAVIDSIVSEDRNQAVREMISGDSSTVPGLDDAADESDTADADDAESTPDSDEQSAAEETAADAAVDVEEPAPDDSESVTDDADTDAEDNGDDGGLDLDLSDVDTEPDLEADDDVDDDTPDIDLGFEEDEIPDPEPVAEDEEDDLETDDDLELEVDLEDGDDDGDEPELDLNLEDAAASVDDESNDEETLDLEDGETDDDLESDADETPLEDDEDALAAVDEDLDAEEPAADDLEPVTDESDEPLEADDEEDAVSAEDDAVEMPASADDAPTSDGADDASGTDDGVDVIADTPVAQEEEKPTTDTAPETATAGAVTDDTDAVAAALATELRAGTVDERDLEVLQSELGAELDTAEIARLDHLQSRIEAVAAYTDALEQFLNEHGTGKQLIDEVKSDLSALQADVASIDNRLGGTETRLDDFGSELDTLTEWTTDLEEELSGLSDLPEGVESLEAQTADLEGGLEAVTDDVETIESDVDAVDEHVEAVEEDVETVADDVAAVDEHVEAVEDDVETVADDVAAVDEHVETVDSDVVALVDDVDDLESDIDDVADTTETLETDVDDLTGDLEAVENDVDDVSDHVEDVESDLESLQEDVTDIQEWRDQLGSMFADGGE
- the dph2 gene encoding diphthamide biosynthesis enzyme Dph2, whose amino-acid sequence is MSQETEYTEGDLRNTGMQLKHDREWDYELEQIIDAIEERDAEKVGLQFPEGLKRRGPKVADDLRKLTDDDVTFMLSGQPCYGACDLDTYLMKRTDVFVHFGHSPMKNTDKVIYVPLFSNVEVTPIMEDALETLDDPDETEDVGLVTTAQHMNLYEEMTEFLEERGYEVHSRRGDDRLTHEGQVLGCNYASADVPADQVLYVGGGKFHPLGLAMEHPDKHVVIADPVNNVVTVADTEKFLKQRYGAVHRAMDAEKWGVIFCTKIGQGRWDQAQEILENNDNAYLITMDEVTPDRLLNFDMDAFVNTGCPRITTDDGPRFHKPMLTPGEYEIAVGNKPLEDLSFDTFHGTW
- a CDS encoding ABC transporter permease codes for the protein MADDTDGTRRGRWNALVGFSISRLWSRATRTRSGRIAATVTAVALTITLLIVLTGIALALADGGALSENDATVEIEPADSASVSAIDGVEGPRLGEANERAATISETDGVDHASPVLVEPVRLENGDGEPRTILLVGVVPDGEPRTVAGLPTDGLEAGDTHYDNGSYAGMPQEEILLSEAAAERLAASDGDELSVSGADAALPIDEAPAVTVSGVEPAGAEGENEAPIALVHLSELQTVSGAADGELADRVLVWGEAGTAETAGETAYPDAEIDSPDSVALGSLFDDGLALATSVLALVASIAICASFVATTMGMTVDEDRQTLAVLESVGFPTLSRLAVVALSTLATTAVGALIGVGLGVGAIHVVNAVASATIAPGAVAAVHPLFIPYGIGVALLAGLVAVPYPLAVASRTSVVEEVSQ
- a CDS encoding DUF7344 domain-containing protein, producing MSNADVGGRTTPSQEKLFKLLADESRREVLRLVADRSPTGITPGDLAYEIAAVTNDKPLAEVTDDEHQRARIDCQHRLLPALKDADVLDDENGMLVATDALPDATLDTIRAGDDHPSNADLETVFSALADERRRTVLAALANQSDTVSVDALARVVAQREPSADDTTAAVDSIRTSLVHVHLPLLADADLIKYETESGQVIAADTAAQCVSWFESDDEGMTGECAALQSEVPL
- a CDS encoding MBL fold metallo-hydrolase translates to MVESDWGDWLVRDVENATPESVGIWYLGCNGFILKGSAGTTIYIDPYLSLGNPPRTVRMIPVPFDPTDVSEADAVLATHEHTDHVDGPSQAPILENTGTTFYGADDSLAVTDEEGWTDEWDINDDQFSEVAEGDTLEIGEFTIHVEAAHDPDSTHPVSYVIEHESGTIFHGGDTKPSDEFARIGEEYDIDLGILAFGTVGRVPDSDTGEPTRTRWYSDENQIIEATNDLQLDRLLPSHWDMWKGMTSDPKILHHHAKSFEFPRRLELAEIGDRVDL
- a CDS encoding zf-TFIIB domain-containing protein — translated: MDECPRCQGSLEELSLGDVSTVTCPHCEFADIPVDHDRVPDTPESWRDALNRFYEQ
- a CDS encoding METTL5 family protein — encoded protein: MSLSRRSLARELESVADFADPSPDLEQYLTPPEIAAHVCHLAALEGDCSRPVVDLGTGTGMLAIGAALAGAERVVGVDIDSDALATARKNATRVDAADIEWVRGDGTSPPLALENATVLSNPPFGAQRGNRHADRDFLEAAAEIGTVSYTIHNEGSQEFVESFAADEGGEVTHAFRAEFPIAHRFEFHSEAESTLQAEVFRIKW
- a CDS encoding DUF7139 domain-containing protein translates to MSAEQSSDGYLFDLYRRYIGEPENRTDVYVGFGLFLGGVGLAVVALILFLWSSTFSRADSAYFTWVEPAYALGMLSLPAMILGLVVLLPSSKKALGVSTAGAVITVGATVGFVIAYPDSWNFMGETDYTVEVTATYAVGLAGLTASTGAALIAHYLDMAREADRVMVGDDDEPDESYTDEEIQSDIDAAMEDVELSWGGVQKTEHKRLSFSENEFDEVDVDSVGTTTTRSSGVDAQVAGLKGLKGGDTKTTTSSATVDDQTQKLKELREQQRAEELATDDGGIGDSVTGILASLRNRLRRN
- a CDS encoding ABC transporter permease, with protein sequence MISGTIVRTKAVTGLAVAQLRRSPGRTALTVLAVTIAVLSITLLASLGVGVVETGEDGLENADQDIWISSDPVDPSASGTENPIVGSHTIAADLVERDDMTYATPIAIHDVYVGTEPDELERRPAVGVQQTHEDFNFEDGEGFETPDEAYEERSSDPTTEEIVLDPRVADEIGAGVGDTIYVGTSQETAPDYEFTVVGTSQYYSQFLGSETVSLPLLDLQAVAGTTGTDRATFVTGNVADDADREEVAADLEEEYPDYDVRTSDEQIGALLEEQPLVLASGGTLVGLAVVGGLVLTVNLFALVAAQQRTQLAALRAIGLSRRLLAGTIGMQGLLIGLLGGLVGLAATPLLVRGLNDLAASVAGFEDLLQTPLEVYVIGFGLSLVVGTVVALIAGWRAGRYARIEHLEE